From the genome of Pseudomonas mohnii:
CTGACGAGCGCCAGCAGCGCCTGATCAAGATTCACCTGGAGCAGGGCGCTACCTTCCTCGATGCGGCGGACGCCGAACAGATGACGCTTGGCGTCCACATGAGCGGCAACAAGGGGTTTGAAGGATTGGCATACGACTCGGTGGGCAAGCGCCTGTTTGTCGCCAAGGAGCGCGACCCGATGTTGATCTACGAAGTGCACGGGTTTCCGCATTTCAACCCGGAAAAATCCTACGCGGTGCATGTCATCAACAATCCCAGGCGTGATGCCGGGATGTTCGTGCGGGACCTGTCGAGCCTGCAATATGACGAGCGCAGTGGCCACCTTTTGGCGCTGTCCGACGAGTCGAGGCTGATTCTTGAGCTGGATGTGGACGGTCGACCGCTGAGCACCCTGTCGCTGAACAAGGGTCGGCAGGGGTTGCAAAAGACCGTTCCGCAAGCGGAGGGGATCGCCATGGACGACGACGGCACGATGTATCTGGTGAGCGAGCCGAACTTGTTCTACGTCTTCAAGAAGCCGCCGCAGAACTGATAAACACCCCAAAACAACTGTGGGAACAAGCCCGCTCCCACAGGTTTTTCATGTGCCCACAAATGAGTGGGCAGCCCGGGTTACTCTGCGCGCAGGGTCTTCACGCCTTCACGGGTCCCCAGCAACAGCAAATCCGCAGGGCGCGCGGCGAACAGGCCATTGGTGACCACGCCGACAATCGCGTTGATCTGCTTTTCCAGTTCCACTGGGTTGGTGATCTGCATGTTGTAGACGTCGAGGATGATGTTGCCGTTGTCGGTCAGCACGCCTTCACGGTAGACGGGGTCGCCGCCGAGTTTCACCAGTTCACGGGCCACGTGGCTGCGGGCCATCGGGATCACTTCCACCGGCAGCGGGAAAGCGCCCAGAACCGGCACCAGTTTGCTGGCATCGGCGATGCAGATGAAGGTCTTGGCCACGGCCGCGACGATCTTCTCGCGGGTCAAGGCTGCGCCACCGCCCTTGATCAGGTGCAGGTGTTCGTCGCTTTCATCGGCGCCGTCGACGTAGAACTCCAGGTCGCTGACGGTATTGAGCTCGTACACCGGAATGCCGTGGCCCTTGAGGCGGGCGGCCGTGGCTTCGGAGCTGGCGACCGCGCCGTCGAATGCACCCTTGTGCTGGGCCAGGGCGTCGATAAAGCAGTTGGCGGTGGAGCCGGTGCCGACCCCGACGATGCTCTTGTCATCGAGTTTCGGGAGGATGAAGTCGACGGCGGCCTGAGCCACTGCCTGTTTGAGTTGATCCTGGGTCATGCGGGCTCCGAGGTGCCGAATAGGGGAAACGAAAGGCCAGCATTATAGGCCTTGGGAGCGGGGCAGGTCATTGCCCGATTGGCGGGTCAGAGGCACGCCCAATTACTGTAGGAGCGAGCTTGCTCGCGATGGTCGTGAACGATAACGCGTAATACCAGATACCCCGCGGTGCCTTTGGTTTTTTGCGAGCAAGCTCGCTCCGACAGGGAGTGATCTCTTTCGGGTGACCTAAAACCACCGGTTTAGTGTGGTCGCCTGCCTAAAAGCCGGGTTAGACTCCGTGGTCCTGCCCAACCCGCTCAGTGATGCTTTCCGATGCTTGAACAGTACGTCAAAAAGATCCTCACCTCGCGCGTTTATGACGTTGCCGTAGAAACTCCATTGCAGACTGCCCGTCAGCTCTCCGAGCGGCTGGGCAACAGTATTTTGCTCAAGCGCGAAGACTTGCAGCCGGTGTTCTCGTTCAAGATTCGCGGCGCTTACAACAAGCTGACCCAATTGAGCGACGAAGAGCGCGCCCGTGGCGTGGTCACCGCTTCGGCGGGCAACCATGCGCAAGGCCTGGCCCTGGCGGCCAAGGTGTTGGGCGTGAAAGCGACCATCGTGATGCCCAAGACCACCCCCGAGATCAAGGTCGAAGGCGTGCGCTCCCGTGGCGGCAAAGTGGTGCTGCACGGCGATTCGTTCCCGGAAGCCCTGGCCTATTCGCTGAAACTGGTCGATGAAAAAGGCTATGTCTACATCCACCCTTATGACGATCCCCACACCATTGCCGGGCAGGGCACGGTGGCCATGGAGATTCTGCGCCAGCATCCAGGGCGCCTGGACGCGATTTTCGTCCCGGTGGGCGGTGGCGGGCTGATCGCCGGTATCGCGGCTTACGTGAAATACCTGCGTCCCGAAATCAAGATCATCGGCGTCGAGCCGGACGACTCCAATTGCCTGCAGGCCGCCATGGCGGCCGGTGAGCGCGTTGTGCTGCCGACCGTGGGCATCTTCGCCGACGGCGTCGCGGTGGCCCAGATCGGCCAGTACACCTTTGATATCTGCAAAGACCATGTCGATGAAGTGATTACCGTCAGCACCGACGAAATCTGCGCCGCGATCAAGGATATCTACGACGATACCCGCTCGATCACCGAACCTGCCGGCGCCTTGGGCGTGGCGGGGATCAAGAAGTACGTCGAGCAGCACGGCGTCACCGGGCACACCTTCGTGGCCATCGATTCCGGCGCCAACGTCAACTTCGACCGTTTGCGCCACGTCGCCGAGCGCGCCGAGCTGGGTGAGGGTCGCGAAGCCATCATCGCCGTGACCATTCCCGAGAAGCCGGGCAGCTTCAAGGCGTTCTGCGAAGCCATCGGCAAGCGCCAGATCACCGAATTCAACTATCGCTACAACACCGGCAGCGAGGCGCACATCTTCGTTGGCGTGCAGACGCACCCGGAAACCGACCCGCGCAGTGCGCTGATTGCCAGCCTCAGCGAGCAAGGCTTCCCGGTGATCGACCTGACCGACAACGAACTGGCCAAGTTGCACATTCGCCACATGGTCGGCGGCCGTGCGGCCCAGGTGGTCGATGAAGTGATCCTGCGCTTCGAATTCCCTGAGCGTCCGGGTGCATTGTTCAACTTCCTCAGCAAGCTCGGCGGGCGCTGGAACATTTCGATGTTCCACTACCGCAACCATGGCGCGGCGGATGGCCGTGTGGTTGCCGGGCTGCAGGTGCCTCACGATGAGCGTCATCTGGTGCCTGCGGCGCTTGAGGAAATCGGCTACCCGTACTGGGACGAAAGTGACAACCCGGCCTATAAGCTGTTTCTCGGCTGAACGGCTACGCTGATGGGCAAGTCATAAGGAAAGCGAGCCATGGAAACGTTGACGGCCCTGAAAGCGGCGCACTTGGTGGCGACAGTCGTGTTGCTGCTGGGCGCATTGGGCTTGGGGATCTGGGTCTGGCGGGCCCGGCGCAACGGTGATGCGACGGCGGCAAGTCGCACCCTGCAAAGGCCGCGGGTGTTTGTCTGGCTGTTGATGGGGCTGGCGCTACTGAGCATGCCGTTTACCGGCTGGTGGATGGTCCACCTGGTGGGCTGGCCGCTTGGGCAGACCTGGCTGCTGGCGTCGAGCGTGCTCTACACCGTGGCGGCGCTGGCGTGGTTCTGGCTGATGGTGCGCTTGAACCGGTTGCGCAAGGCGCCGGGCGGTGTCGGCAAGTTCAGTTTTGCCTTGGCGTTGTTCAGCTTTGTGTGTTTTATCGCCATTGCCGGATTGATGGGCGCCAAGCCAGTGTAGGAGCGAGCCTGCTCGCGAAAAAACCAAGATTACCGCGGGGCATCAGGTGCCCCGCGTTTTCGTTAACGACCATCGCGAGCAGGCTCGCTCCTACAGTAGGGTCATCAGTCAGTCGCGCAGACTAATCACCGGCCAGCCACGCTTCTCGGCCTCGGCACGCAAATTCGCATCCGGATCGACGGCCACCGGATTCGCCACCTGCTCCAGCAACGCCAGGTCATTCATCGAGTCGCTATAGAAGTAGCTGTCTTCCAGCGAATGCCCAGTCTCCTCCAGCCAACGATTCAATCGCGTCACCTTGCCTTCACGGAAGCACGGCACGTCTGTGCTGCGTCCGGTGTAACGGCCGTCGACCATCTCGCACTCGGTGGCGATCAGGGTTTCGACGCCCAGGCGTGCGGCAATCGGTCCGGTCACGAAGCGGTTGGTGGCGGTGATGATCACCAGCTTGTCGCCGGCTTCGCGGTGACTGGTCAGCAATTCAATCGCCTTGGGCAGTACGATCGGCTCGATGCAGTCGCGCATGTAGTCGTTGTGCCATTGATCCAGCGTGGCCATTTCGGTGCGGCCGAGGACCTCGAGACAGAAATTCAGGTAGGCGTCGTTATCCAGCTTGCCAGCCAGGTAATCCTGATAGAACTCGTCGTTGCGTGTCTTGTAGGCCACGGCGTCGAGGAAGCCGCGCTCACAAAGGTAATCGCCCCACGCGTGGTCGCTGTCGCCGCCCAGAAGGGTGTTGTCCAAGTCGAATAAAGCCAGCCGCATTGCAGTTACTCGCTGAAAAGTCTGTAGAAAGGCGTCCAGAATACGGACTTTTCACAAGAGTGCACATAAGGTAGGCCGGCGCGTTGCTGCCTTCACGACCTTTGTGGAACAATGCGACGACATGCGTTTGCGAGGTTGTTGCCGTGATCGACCCCGATGGTTTCCGTCCTAATGTCGGGATCATTCTCACGAATGATGCCGGACAGGTGCTATGGGCTCGCCGTATCAATCAAGATGCCTGGCAGTTTCCCCAAGGTGGAATCAACCCCCAGGAGACGCCGGAAGACGCCTTGTACCGCGAGTTGAACGAAGAAGTGGGCCTGGAGCGCGAAGATGTTGAAATTCTCGCCTGCACCCGGGGCTGGTTGCGCTATCGTTTGCCGCAACGTCTGGTCAGGACCCACAGCCAACCGCTGTGCATCGGCCAGAAGCAGAAATGGTTTCTCCTGCGCCTGATCTCCAACGAGCAGCGGGTGCGGATGGATTTGACCGGTAAACCGGAGTTCGATGGCTGGCGCTGGGTCAGCTATTGGTATCCGTTGGGCCAGGTTGTGACATTCAAGCGCGAGGTGTATCGACGCGCCCTCAAAGAGCTTGCCCCGCGCCTTTTAGCGCGCGACTGACGACGGAGTTCGACCCCGAGCCATGCTCAATACGCTGCGCAAGATCGTCCAGGAAGTTAACTCCGCCAAGGATCTCAAGGCGGCGTTGGGGATTATTGTGTTGCGCGTCAAAGAGGCCATGGGCAGCCAGGTCTGCTCGGTCTACCTGCTTGACCCCGAGACCAACCGTTTCGTGCTGATGGCCACCGAGGGCTTGAACAAGCGCTCGATCGGCAAGGTCAGCATGGCGCCCAATGAAGGTCTGGTCGGCCTGGTCGGCACGCGTGAAGAACCCCTGAACCTCGAAAATGCCGCGGATCACCCGCGCTACCGCTACTTCGCCGAAACCGGCGAAGAGCGCTACGCCTCGTTCCTCGGGGCGCCGATCATCCACCACCGTCGCGTCGTCGGCGTGTTGGTCATTCAGCAAAAAGAACGCCGCCAGTTCGATGAGGGTGAAGAAGCCTTCCTCGTGACCATGAGCGCGCAGCTCGCCGGTGTTATCGCCCACGCCGAGGCCACCGGTTCGATCCGTGGCCTGGGCCGTCAGGGCAAAGGCATTCAGGAAGCCAAATTCGTCGGCGTACCGGGTTCGCCGGGCGCGGCGGTCGGTACGGCAGTGGTCATGCTGCCTCCGGCCGACCTGGATGTGGTGCCCGACAAAACCATCATCGACATCGACGCCGAGCTGGGGCTTTTCAAGACCGCCATCGAGGGTGTGCGCGCCGACATGCGCGCATTGTCCGCCAAGCTCGCCACCCAGTTGCGTCCCGAAGAGCGCGCCCTGTTCGACGTCTACCTGATGATGCTCGACGACGCGGCGCTCGGCAGTGAAGTGACCACCGTGATCAAGACCGGTCAGTGGGCCCAGGGCGCGTTGCGTCAGGTGGTCACCGATCACGTCAACCGTTTCGAATTGATGGACGACGCCTACCTGCGTGAGCGCGCCTCGGACGTCAAGGACCTGGGTCGGCGCTTGCTCGCTTACCTGCAGGAAGAGCGTCAGCAAACCCTGGTCTACCCCGACAACACCATTCTGGTCAGCGAAGAACTGACGCCGGCCATGCTCGGCGAGGTGCCGGAAGGCAAGCTGGCGGGTCTGGTCTCGGTACTCGGTTCGGGTAACTCCCACGTGGCGATCCTGGCGCGCGCCATGGGTATCCCGACGGTGATGGGCCTGGTCGATCTGCCGTACTCCAAGGTCGACGGCATCCAGATGATCGTCGACGGCTACCACGGCGAGGTCTACACCAACCCGAGCGATGTGCTGCGCAAGCAGTTCGCCGATGTGGTCGAGGAAGAGAAACAGCTGGCACTGGGCCTCGATGCGCTGCGCGATCTGCCGTGCGTGACGGTTGATGGCCACCGCATGCCGCTGTGGGTCAACACCGGCTTGCTGGCGGATGTGGCGCGAGCGCAGAAGCGCGGTGCCGAAGGCGTTGGCCTGTACCGCACCGAAGTGCCGTTCATGATCAACCAGCGCTTCCCGAGCGAAAAGGAACAATTGGCGATCTACCGCGAGCAGCTCGCCGCGTTCCACCCGCAACCGGTGACCATGCGCAGCCTCGACATCGGCGGCGACAAGGCGCTGTCGTACTTCCCGATCAAGGAAGACAACCCGTTCCTCGGCTGGCGCGGCATTCGCGTGACGCTCGACCACCCGGAAATCTTCCTGGTCCAGACCCGCGCCATGCTCAAGGCCAGCGAAGGCCTGA
Proteins encoded in this window:
- a CDS encoding HAD family hydrolase, which translates into the protein MRLALFDLDNTLLGGDSDHAWGDYLCERGFLDAVAYKTRNDEFYQDYLAGKLDNDAYLNFCLEVLGRTEMATLDQWHNDYMRDCIEPIVLPKAIELLTSHREAGDKLVIITATNRFVTGPIAARLGVETLIATECEMVDGRYTGRSTDVPCFREGKVTRLNRWLEETGHSLEDSYFYSDSMNDLALLEQVANPVAVDPDANLRAEAEKRGWPVISLRD
- a CDS encoding DUF2269 domain-containing protein, whose product is METLTALKAAHLVATVVLLLGALGLGIWVWRARRNGDATAASRTLQRPRVFVWLLMGLALLSMPFTGWWMVHLVGWPLGQTWLLASSVLYTVAALAWFWLMVRLNRLRKAPGGVGKFSFALALFSFVCFIAIAGLMGAKPV
- a CDS encoding RNA pyrophosphohydrolase produces the protein MIDPDGFRPNVGIILTNDAGQVLWARRINQDAWQFPQGGINPQETPEDALYRELNEEVGLEREDVEILACTRGWLRYRLPQRLVRTHSQPLCIGQKQKWFLLRLISNEQRVRMDLTGKPEFDGWRWVSYWYPLGQVVTFKREVYRRALKELAPRLLARD
- the rpiA gene encoding ribose-5-phosphate isomerase RpiA, whose amino-acid sequence is MTQDQLKQAVAQAAVDFILPKLDDKSIVGVGTGSTANCFIDALAQHKGAFDGAVASSEATAARLKGHGIPVYELNTVSDLEFYVDGADESDEHLHLIKGGGAALTREKIVAAVAKTFICIADASKLVPVLGAFPLPVEVIPMARSHVARELVKLGGDPVYREGVLTDNGNIILDVYNMQITNPVELEKQINAIVGVVTNGLFAARPADLLLLGTREGVKTLRAE
- a CDS encoding SdiA-regulated domain-containing protein, which produces MRRLARPKPLIVMLSVIVLIVLSAVGQYLRLFERAWFNLNTLWQPMNAQSIGLDRYQVVLEGQVIEGLDDDVSALTFDPVRKSLFTVTNKNAELIELSLDGKILRRVALIGFGDPEAVEFISADTYVVTDERQQRLIKIHLEQGATFLDAADAEQMTLGVHMSGNKGFEGLAYDSVGKRLFVAKERDPMLIYEVHGFPHFNPEKSYAVHVINNPRRDAGMFVRDLSSLQYDERSGHLLALSDESRLILELDVDGRPLSTLSLNKGRQGLQKTVPQAEGIAMDDDGTMYLVSEPNLFYVFKKPPQN
- the ilvA gene encoding threonine ammonia-lyase, biosynthetic, with the protein product MLEQYVKKILTSRVYDVAVETPLQTARQLSERLGNSILLKREDLQPVFSFKIRGAYNKLTQLSDEERARGVVTASAGNHAQGLALAAKVLGVKATIVMPKTTPEIKVEGVRSRGGKVVLHGDSFPEALAYSLKLVDEKGYVYIHPYDDPHTIAGQGTVAMEILRQHPGRLDAIFVPVGGGGLIAGIAAYVKYLRPEIKIIGVEPDDSNCLQAAMAAGERVVLPTVGIFADGVAVAQIGQYTFDICKDHVDEVITVSTDEICAAIKDIYDDTRSITEPAGALGVAGIKKYVEQHGVTGHTFVAIDSGANVNFDRLRHVAERAELGEGREAIIAVTIPEKPGSFKAFCEAIGKRQITEFNYRYNTGSEAHIFVGVQTHPETDPRSALIASLSEQGFPVIDLTDNELAKLHIRHMVGGRAAQVVDEVILRFEFPERPGALFNFLSKLGGRWNISMFHYRNHGAADGRVVAGLQVPHDERHLVPAALEEIGYPYWDESDNPAYKLFLG
- the ptsP gene encoding phosphoenolpyruvate--protein phosphotransferase, which codes for MLNTLRKIVQEVNSAKDLKAALGIIVLRVKEAMGSQVCSVYLLDPETNRFVLMATEGLNKRSIGKVSMAPNEGLVGLVGTREEPLNLENAADHPRYRYFAETGEERYASFLGAPIIHHRRVVGVLVIQQKERRQFDEGEEAFLVTMSAQLAGVIAHAEATGSIRGLGRQGKGIQEAKFVGVPGSPGAAVGTAVVMLPPADLDVVPDKTIIDIDAELGLFKTAIEGVRADMRALSAKLATQLRPEERALFDVYLMMLDDAALGSEVTTVIKTGQWAQGALRQVVTDHVNRFELMDDAYLRERASDVKDLGRRLLAYLQEERQQTLVYPDNTILVSEELTPAMLGEVPEGKLAGLVSVLGSGNSHVAILARAMGIPTVMGLVDLPYSKVDGIQMIVDGYHGEVYTNPSDVLRKQFADVVEEEKQLALGLDALRDLPCVTVDGHRMPLWVNTGLLADVARAQKRGAEGVGLYRTEVPFMINQRFPSEKEQLAIYREQLAAFHPQPVTMRSLDIGGDKALSYFPIKEDNPFLGWRGIRVTLDHPEIFLVQTRAMLKASEGLNNLRILLPMISGTHELEEALHLIHRAWGEVRDEGTDVPMPPIGVMIEIPAAVYQTKELARQVDFLSVGSNDLTQYLLAVDRNNPRVADLYDYLHPAVLQALQNVVRDAHAEGKPVSICGEMAGDPAAAVLLMAMGFDSLSMNATNLPKVKWMLRQINLSKAKELLAELMTIDNPQVIHSSLQLALKNLGLSRMINPASVKTL